TTTGACCAGTCATCATACCCCGTCAATGAAGTAAGAGCGCTAATGTCATAGCACTCAGGGATATTGGGACTAAAGTTGTTAATGCTCTCTTCAACTCCATCGTCACCATCAAAATCGTCGCGGTTCCAGTCGATAGGCTGACCTGTCGGTGCAGTCCGGATTGTTGGGCTAACACCTGTCTGTCCATAGGCAGTTGTTAGGCCTGATGGAGTACTTGCAGATACTCCATCTGGTTCATAGAGCTCAACTTCATCAAGTGTGGCAAGTGCCGATCTTGAATAATCCAATGGCCTATTAGACACAGGAGCTGGAAACGTGAATGCATAATTCATCACGCTTAGATAATTCGGCTTGCAATTGATGTCGACACCACCGCCGTGGCGAAGGCCGAGGTTATGACCTAATTCATGCATGAATGCCCCCGCCTGCTGTTCCCTGTTGCCTACTTGGTGATTTCCTTGAAAAGGATCAGTTGCAAAATCGTCGGTTCCCAACGAGACCATGAAATCATTTCCTGCAATCTCTGCAATTCCAGAGGTTCCAGATAGTCGGCAGCAGTCTCAGCCGCAACGATGCCACGGAACTTGCCAATCAGCTAAAGCCCAAGTTCATGGAGTGGGTGCAACAGGCCCTCAAGAACTCGAAGTCCAAGGCAGGGAGAGTATGATTACCTATCTTTTATAGGGAATCTTTATCTAACGCCATTTTCCCTAAGCGGATATGGTAGACGCAGGTTGGTCCAGTCCGACGTCGGATGCCAATAAGCCGAAGGTCTTCAGCTACCGCAAGATCGCCCTCCTTGGCATAATCGGGTTAGTGGCCGCTCTCGCCATCCAAATCGTTATGACAAACGGGCTCCAATCAACGATAAAACATCCATACGTAAACACAGTCTACGGCCTGAGCATTGATTTCCCGCGCGGCTGGTGGATGAACGAGAATTATTCCTTCAAGACAGTCAACGGCGACCAGCAGAACGCAATAGTGATGTTCTACTCTGCCAATGTTGGAACCATAACGGTATCAGCTAATGACCTTCCCCCGAACCCGTCCCTCGATGCGGTCTTTTCAGACGCCAAAAATACTCTGATAGAGAAATACAAAGCGTATAATTTGATCATCTTGAGAGAGGGCGCCACTACCATCGGAACCAATGGCACGTACGACGCCCGGTTTATCGAAGTGACACTAACGGCGGATAACAAGCTCCTGAAGGAGGAGCTGGTCTACACTATCCACGACGGCAAGAGATACGTACTGACTATTTCCGCGCCTGCCGATCAGTATCCTTCAGCGCTTCCATTGTTCCAGAAATCCATCACGTCGTTGGCCTTTGGTAGTGATGCCATCACACCCGACAAGGCTGTTCCTGTTCCGACAAATCCGCCCCCCTCACAGAATCCCAACACCGGCATCCAGGCATAAAGCATCGAACAAGTAGTAATTCTCTATTAACGAATCACGGCCTCTTTTTATCGTCGCTAGATGGCCGATATTATCCTCAAGATGACCAGCCCCAGCACCTACACCTACCATATCAAGGTGCGGTCGTCCTTCTCCGATACGCTCAGCACACCTGTTACCAAGATCGAGATGCCGGAGGCAGATGCTTCCCGGAACCAAATAACCAAGATAGAGGGCAACAGTGAAAAGTTCCAGATCGTCTGGATATTGGACGACTGGACTGGCAAGGTCCCCACGCTTGTCGATGAGTTGACGGGCCCCAACGCCATCCTGACGATAAAGGACCAGATCAACTTCCTCCGCAAGACCATCCAGAAGCACCAGCTCGCTCATGGATCCATACATTGTAATGATATATCTTCTTCTTGGCATTGAGAATATTATCGTGATTCGCAACGCCTCTTTCTGCAACAGTGCCAAAGCTTGCGGCTTTGATAGTATTGAAAGCTGATGGCCAAGATGTTGTATCGTTATGAGTAAGTTGCTCATCCAAATCCAAGTGCAAGGTAATGCCGTTGATACTATCTGGATTAGACACAGGGGCATTAGCAAAGGCAGTTATGACATCATTTCTTGAATCAGAACGCATTCCATGAAATTGCATATAGTCAATCTCTACGTAGATGTCCTTGTGGTTCTGATTTGAAGCAGCGGGGGTAAAGTCTGCCGTCCCATCCCAGTTTGAGTCGATCCCATTTGCTTCCCAGTTGCTGTATACGCCATCTCTGTCTACGTCCCAGTCGGACTTGTCAAACCTCAGGTTGAACGGCGACGAGGAGCCTTCTATCCACAGCGCCATGGGATAACCGGAACCTGCGGTGAGCTGCGCTGGAGATGTGAAGGTCGTACCAAACGGATTGACAGGTGCCTGCCAGGAATTGAGAACCTTCTTGGTATCGTAAACCCTGTTTCCTGAGAGGCTATAGACGTGAATTACCCCGTCAGCCGTTATCGTGATCGATGGGAGCGTGTGCGACAACGTACTGTCTGCTGTTTCGGTACCTAGCCAAGAGCCCGTGTAGTTCCACTTTGCAATCTTTATCGAGCCGGAGTTGCCGCCGGTGAGGTAAGCGACGTACGCCTTTTGGACGCCGTCGCTGTCTGCCGACACGTGTTTCAGGGTGTTGGCCGTTGCGCCTATGCTGCTGACCGTAATCTCTGAGCCCCACGTGCTGCCATCGAATACCCTGTACTTGATGTCGTCGGTAAAGTATCTCATGTACCCAAAGAGCATTTTCCCGGAGGCCAGAGGGGTGAGGAACATCTCGATTCTGGTGCCCGCCCCACTGTCTGTCTGGGCCAGAGACGTGCCCCATGTCAATCCTCCATCGGTAGAGTTCATTATCTGGTACTTGTAGGACGTGGCACCCGACGGAATCCACCTGAACGCAGCATAGACGTTGCCGCTTGTATCGGCTGATGCGACGCTAGCGGCGCACGCACTCGTTCCGCAGGACGCAAAGTTCGCCGCAGAGAACAGCAGCGTTTCGTTGCTCCAGGTGATCGAGGTCAGACTGACATTGCCCCTCTTTCCATAAAAGTTGGTGTTGGAACCGGAAGCCTTGTAATAGAGAAGCGTGACGTAGTCCGTTCCAGAGACGTTTTCGGTCGTCACGGTGTACCTGTAAGCGTCACCGTTGACTGCCCCAGAGCCTGAAGAAGTAGCGCCGCTCCAGGTTGCTCCAAAGTCGGTGGAGGACCTATAAACAATGTTGGATCCATCAAAATAGAACATGAAAAGATTATTACCGATGCGCACTTGACGCCTCTCTCCTTCATAATAATCTGAAGAACCCGGCGAAAGAACGGCCGATATCGTGGAGACGGTAGTAGGATCAATAAAGAAGGTCTTACCGACAGGCACGTTTATCGTCCCGCCCTCGCTGTCGTATAATACAGGCTGGCCAGCGGTCGTAGCGTCCGACCAGTCGAGTCCAATGCCAGAGGAGCCATAAGTCGAGTTGGAGTAGTAGTTCTGCGAGAGAGACAAGAACCTGTCGCCCTCGACCTTCAATTCTTGCCCGGAGCCAAGAAGGAGCAGTCTTATGGTATGACCGTTGGCGCTGGTCCCGACGATGTCGAATTTGTACTTGCTTACCGCGCCGTCAGAACTTCTGACAGGCTTCCAAACGATGTCGTACTGGTAGTCTCTTCCCGTCACTCTTTGATCGATAACCGTGCTGTTGCTCAAGAGCGAAAAAGATGAGCCGGCCAGGTCCAGCGTGAACGCAAATCGGCTGCCCTGGTTGTCAGACAACAGGGTAGTGCCATTTGGAAACCAGACTATGTTTTGCACCAGCTCCGCGGCAGTCTCGCCGTTGAACCTGAGCAGAGGTGTCAAGAAGGATCTTTCGATAGAGACGTTTGATTCGACGAGTGATTCCGAGACCGAGCTTGTAATATGCGAGGTCAACGCCAAGCCAGAATTCACACTAGCAAGAATCGAAAAGGGGATATATTATTACTAATAAATTTGATGCCTGACTGACAATATTATGAGCAATGTCATAATTTATTCAATCATTTTTCCAAAACAGAGTCGAAATGCTTGCTATGCTGTTTTGACGTTAAAAAACACTCTGCAGACGGGGTTAGACAGCATCGGCCTAAATGAAAGATCTCCATATTATTGAATGCTAGATATGTGCCTGTATTCAGAACATCGTTACTCCTAACCAACCTGATTCTCAAATCAGAAGAAATTCTGATGCCACCATCATCCTACTCCTGATGAAGCAGATAATTTGTGCCTGAGCTGCTCTCTAGAATAAGAGGCTGACTGCAAGCACAAAGCCGGTTATGCGCGAGTACGTCACAGCAGCAGACATGGCCGGCACAAACTCTTGTGCCGTTTTTGGGTCGTTTCGCATTGCAGCTGCCGCCTTGACTGCAAACGGAAGTGATGCAAGACTTGCAAGCGAGTAGATTTTTGTAAAGCCAAGGAAAATGCCTGCAACTATCAGGGCGTACGCCGCTATAATGAAAACTGGAAAGGCTTGAGCAGCCTTGCGCTTTCCCATCAGTATGACAAGCGTCCTGCGGCCCTTTGACCTGTCGGCGTCAAAGTCAGGAAAAGAGTTGACAAAAAGCACGGTTGCCGACAAAAGGCCGACGATGGTGCCAACGAAAATCGCGGCAGGGTCGATTAGCCCAGTCTGCACAAAGAACGTGCCAAGCACTATCATGGCACCCTTTATCGCGACAAACAGTTCTCCAAGTCCCGAGTTGACGATTGAAGTCGAGTAAAAGTAGATGGCAACCACTGCAAAGCCGAGTATGACTGCAACAGTCACGCCGCGTATTGCAACAAAATACGCGCCGACTGCGCCCCCCAGGATCAGGAACATGAGGCCTGCGGCATAGACCGCCTTTGGGGTGAGAATGTTTTCGGGAAGCACTCCGGTCCCGCCGGAGAATTTCGTTCTGGTCGTCGCCGAATCGATTCCGCGCTTGTGGTCCCAGTAGTCGTTGAGGAGATCGACGCTTGCGTGCAGGCACGCGACGCCGGCGTACGTCAGGCCGGCGTACAGCGGGTCGATGGTTCCGAACTTCCAGTAGGCAATCGCAAGGCCGTTTGACACGGCGATGACTGACGCAAGCAGGAACCTGATGCGTATGGCCCTAAGCCAGCTGGAAAGCAACGCCAACTACAGGATCTTTAGCGGGCGCGGCGCCTTCTATGTTTTTTGAAAAACTAAAGCTTCATTAATGATCGTTTTGCATGCATTCCCAATGGCAGAGGCATACATTCTCATCAATTGCGAACTTGGTTCTGAAGACAACGTCATCAAGGAACTGAAGGCAATATCGGGCGTCTCGGAAGTAAAGGGCGTCTTTGGGGTCTACGACATTATTGCCAGAGTGAATGCGTCAAACGACGAGGACTTGAAAAAGGCCGTCGGCAAGATCCGCGGCCACCACGGAATCAAGTCAAGCCTCACCATGATGGTAATAGAAGGGCAGGGCACGTAGAGATGCCCCTACCCTCCCTCCCCCTTTCGTGCTCCACTTCTTTTAAACATGTTTCAATAAACATATGTTGCCTGTAGAACGTTGCCAACCTTTTCCCAATCCCCCGATTGGAGTGTTCTACAGGCTCACCCCCGATCTACGGTTCGATTACACCGGTGGTTTCAAGCGGCTTGCGGCCCATGAACCCCTCGTCCTTGCCGTGCCAGAACTTGATCTCGTCCTCGCCTGCCTTCCAGCAGAGCCACACTTCCTCCTCAAAGCGCTTTGAGGGAAAGTCAAGCAGCCCCTCGTCCACGCTCTTTAGCATCACGCCAGTAGCTTCCAGCGCCTCGATGGCCTTGTAGAGGTTGGTGACCGCGGTGTTCAGCTCCTGTTTCTTTTTCATAAAGCGCTCAAAATCGCCGCCCGAGTCGACGACCATTTGCAGTTCCTGCTGCAGCACCATCACCCTGTTCTTCTGCGCGACGATGCCAGAAAACATGCGCTTTACCTCCGGCAGGGCCTTGTTTGCCGTCTGGGGCGTATAGAGCGTAAACATTTTTTTTCTCTCATGTTTGAGAGCGGCCAGGATTAATTTATGCCTAGCGCACTTACCTGCTCAGATGCCGTACGCGGCGTGGCCGCTCTCCCCGTCGCCATGCACTTCCACCGAGGCCTTGTCCTTTTCCTTTGCCCTTGCTACAAACGGCTTGGCGGTGACGGGCGCCATTATCGTAGTTACAAAGCCAATTGCGATCGCCACGGAGAACAGCGTGATGTCAATGATGCCGGCGGCAAAACCTATCGAGGCTATCACGAGTTCTACCATGCCCCTCCCGTTCATCAGAAAGCCGATTGCGATACTCGTGTCCTGTGGGAACCGCACGAGCCTTGCGCCGACATAGCTTCCGCCTATCTTGGCAGCGACTGCCACTGCGAGGAGCGCCAAAAAGAGCGGTATTGCGTTTACAAGCGACTTTAGGTCCATGTCGATTCCGATGATCGCAAAAAAGATCGGCGCAAAGAATCCAAACGTGATGGCAGAGATGATGTTGTAGACCCTGTCAAAGTTCTGCTTGCCGATTATCTCCTTGTAGATGATAAGGCCGGAAAAGAACGTGCCGATGACAAAGTGCAGGCCGATCTCCTGCGCGATGAGCGACACTGCAATGGTGGTTATCAAGAGTATGCCAAACGCCGCCTCCTTTGTCTGCAGCTTTTTGAAATAGGGCTCCACCTTGGCAGGCAGCCAGTGGCTGGTTCCGCGCAAGAGCAGGTCAAACAGGAATATCCCTGCAAGGAACGCGGCTATCTTTGCCCCCGACCACGCAACAGCCTCAAAGTCTATTGCCTGCTGCTGGCCTGCGCCTCCAGCCCCGATCTGCAGGACGATAGAGAGCACCACGAGCGACAGTATGTCGTTAATGACCGCCGCCGTTATCACGATGTTGCCAAGTCTGCTCCTCAGTATGCCAAACTGCATCAGGACTATGGCGCTTACCGGCACGGCCGTTATCGAAAGCAAGAGCCCCATAAAGAGCGACTGGGAAAGCCCAAGGCCAAACGCCTCCGCCACCAAGGTCCCGGACACGAGCGGTATGAAAAACGCGATGAGCGAGATCACGATGGCGTACTTGCCCACCTTGCGGATCTCTCTTGGGTTCATCTCCAGCCCGGCAAGAAGCATCAGGAAAAACACTGCAAGGTCAGACAGGACGTCAAGGCTGGGACTGTGCTGCACTATGCCAAAGACAGAGGGACCTATCAGCACGCCGGCAAGAATCTCCCCTATGAGCGGCGGCTGCTTTATGCGCTGGAACAGCTCGCCAAGCACCCTTGCCGCTACGAGTATGACTATTACGCTGACAAAAAGCTCTTCTGCGGCCACGGCAGTCCTTTCTGTTGCGCGCTGGGGTGAGATAACCCTTCTGGCATTAAACTACACTGTAATTGCTTTGCACCCGTGGTTTTTCAGGCAGGCTGCCAAAGTCTACGGACAGTTTCTCGTT
The sequence above is drawn from the Nitrososphaera viennensis EN76 genome and encodes:
- a CDS encoding zinc metalloprotease; translated protein: MVSLGTDDFATDPFQGNHQVGNREQQAGAFMHELGHNLGLRHGGGVDINCKPNYLSVMNYAFTFPAPVSNRPLDYSRSALATLDEVELYEPDGVSASTPSGLTTAYGQTGVSPTIRTAPTGQPIDWNRDDFDGDDGVEESINNFSPNIPECYDISALTSLTGYDDWSNIKLPFTHLERMPTVQAFSLLIMK
- a CDS encoding exo-alpha-sialidase, which translates into the protein MTPLLRFNGETAAELVQNIVWFPNGTTLLSDNQGSRFAFTLDLAGSSFSLLSNSTVIDQRVTGRDYQYDIVWKPVRSSDGAVSKYKFDIVGTSANGHTIRLLLLGSGQELKVEGDRFLSLSQNYYSNSTYGSSGIGLDWSDATTAGQPVLYDSEGGTINVPVGKTFFIDPTTVSTISAVLSPGSSDYYEGERRQVRIGNNLFMFYFDGSNIVYRSSTDFGATWSGATSSGSGAVNGDAYRYTVTTENVSGTDYVTLLYYKASGSNTNFYGKRGNVSLTSITWSNETLLFSAANFASCGTSACAASVASADTSGNVYAAFRWIPSGATSYKYQIMNSTDGGLTWGTSLAQTDSGAGTRIEMFLTPLASGKMLFGYMRYFTDDIKYRVFDGSTWGSEITVSSIGATANTLKHVSADSDGVQKAYVAYLTGGNSGSIKIAKWNYTGSWLGTETADSTLSHTLPSITITADGVIHVYSLSGNRVYDTKKVLNSWQAPVNPFGTTFTSPAQLTAGSGYPMALWIEGSSSPFNLRFDKSDWDVDRDGVYSNWEANGIDSNWDGTADFTPAASNQNHKDIYVEIDYMQFHGMRSDSRNDVITAFANAPVSNPDSINGITLHLDLDEQLTHNDTTSWPSAFNTIKAASFGTVAERGVANHDNILNAKKKIYHYNVWIHERAGASGWSCGGS
- a CDS encoding prenyltransferase encodes the protein MLSSWLRAIRIRFLLASVIAVSNGLAIAYWKFGTIDPLYAGLTYAGVACLHASVDLLNDYWDHKRGIDSATTRTKFSGGTGVLPENILTPKAVYAAGLMFLILGGAVGAYFVAIRGVTVAVILGFAVVAIYFYSTSIVNSGLGELFVAIKGAMIVLGTFFVQTGLIDPAAIFVGTIVGLLSATVLFVNSFPDFDADRSKGRRTLVILMGKRKAAQAFPVFIIAAYALIVAGIFLGFTKIYSLASLASLPFAVKAAAAMRNDPKTAQEFVPAMSAAVTYSRITGFVLAVSLLF
- a CDS encoding Lrp/AsnC ligand binding domain-containing protein, which gives rise to MAEAYILINCELGSEDNVIKELKAISGVSEVKGVFGVYDIIARVNASNDEDLKKAVGKIRGHHGIKSSLTMMVIEGQGT
- a CDS encoding DUF2203 domain-containing protein, with the translated sequence MFTLYTPQTANKALPEVKRMFSGIVAQKNRVMVLQQELQMVVDSGGDFERFMKKKQELNTAVTNLYKAIEALEATGVMLKSVDEGLLDFPSKRFEEEVWLCWKAGEDEIKFWHGKDEGFMGRKPLETTGVIEP
- a CDS encoding cation:proton antiporter, yielding MAAEELFVSVIVILVAARVLGELFQRIKQPPLIGEILAGVLIGPSVFGIVQHSPSLDVLSDLAVFFLMLLAGLEMNPREIRKVGKYAIVISLIAFFIPLVSGTLVAEAFGLGLSQSLFMGLLLSITAVPVSAIVLMQFGILRSRLGNIVITAAVINDILSLVVLSIVLQIGAGGAGQQQAIDFEAVAWSGAKIAAFLAGIFLFDLLLRGTSHWLPAKVEPYFKKLQTKEAAFGILLITTIAVSLIAQEIGLHFVIGTFFSGLIIYKEIIGKQNFDRVYNIISAITFGFFAPIFFAIIGIDMDLKSLVNAIPLFLALLAVAVAAKIGGSYVGARLVRFPQDTSIAIGFLMNGRGMVELVIASIGFAAGIIDITLFSVAIAIGFVTTIMAPVTAKPFVARAKEKDKASVEVHGDGESGHAAYGI